The following proteins come from a genomic window of Gloeomargarita sp. SRBZ-1_bins_9:
- a CDS encoding polysaccharide deacetylase family protein, whose translation MLGRYGRWLLGSGLGLMVLATGGWWWRSTQVAPIAKAKPSVSSVGPSPPVPPTPAAPWAWSVQRVMDRTFLPTWFRQRGVHWPRGTAIYAARITPGVGGPAYAFYEAGLGAFSQNFWPASTVKVLPAIAALEWVHAQGFTGEVTVTFPQGQDTLARIIDRSIRESSNWDYDLTVQLVGLDWLNQRFLTPERGFPTTTLQRGYSGLNVYASPPLILREGDRQKIIPRRWFQGVGRCPRRGNCANLFELTEAIRRVVLHQELPPGEQFRIPTADIAQLTTSLCQAEPSFFAAGARVALGQTLQICHKPGWVLHRHCVDSGVITAGQERYLLAVAMPAWAAGDNCQGLSRVAHQVLTALRQAPPTLGHQPSQGEPIQAQLIPRPGGHEIRVQVLGADRVAVWIDRQSLGEQTGPGPAYRWVKRLHQPGERLLRIQAWRDGQPIAYHSQRVTVSPVEPETPPPRACEAPLPPVPAQVVYRGSSRQAQVALSFDDGPHGRYTPRILDILRQEGVRATFFVQGRMVRQNPALVRRIQAEGHEIGNHTTHHVNLTSLGAGEFRQEVRTTQDLVCQLTGSQPRYLRPPYGSYDRRTVSWTGELGLILLMWDVDTRDWQHRNPQRIVQIVQQQARPGSIILMHDILATTADALAAVIATLRAKNLELVTVGQLLAPGEPTTRR comes from the coding sequence ATGCTAGGGCGATACGGGCGATGGCTACTGGGCAGCGGACTGGGGTTGATGGTGCTGGCGACGGGGGGCTGGTGGTGGCGCAGTACCCAGGTGGCCCCTATCGCCAAAGCTAAACCCTCGGTCAGTTCAGTCGGGCCGTCCCCTCCTGTTCCCCCAACGCCGGCCGCCCCCTGGGCGTGGTCGGTTCAGCGGGTGATGGATAGAACCTTTTTGCCCACCTGGTTTCGGCAGCGGGGGGTGCACTGGCCCAGGGGTACCGCCATCTACGCCGCCCGCATCACACCGGGGGTGGGGGGACCGGCCTACGCCTTTTACGAGGCGGGATTGGGGGCCTTTAGCCAAAACTTTTGGCCGGCATCCACGGTAAAAGTCCTACCGGCGATTGCGGCGCTGGAGTGGGTCCATGCCCAGGGATTCACCGGGGAGGTGACGGTGACCTTTCCCCAAGGGCAAGACACCCTGGCCCGGATCATTGACCGTTCAATTCGGGAAAGTTCGAATTGGGACTACGACTTGACGGTGCAGTTGGTGGGGCTGGATTGGTTGAACCAGCGTTTTTTAACGCCGGAGCGGGGGTTTCCCACCACGACCCTGCAACGGGGCTACAGCGGCCTCAATGTCTACGCCAGTCCCCCGCTGATCCTCCGGGAAGGGGACCGCCAGAAAATCATACCGCGCCGCTGGTTTCAGGGGGTAGGCCGCTGCCCGCGCCGGGGCAATTGCGCCAACCTGTTTGAACTGACGGAAGCCATCCGACGGGTGGTGCTCCACCAGGAATTGCCCCCGGGGGAGCAATTTCGTATCCCGACTGCTGATATAGCCCAGTTAACTACCTCCCTGTGCCAGGCGGAACCGTCGTTTTTTGCCGCCGGCGCTCGGGTGGCCCTAGGACAAACACTCCAGATTTGCCACAAACCGGGTTGGGTCTTGCACCGCCACTGTGTGGATAGTGGGGTGATTACCGCCGGCCAGGAACGGTATTTATTGGCGGTGGCCATGCCGGCCTGGGCAGCAGGAGACAACTGCCAGGGGTTATCGCGCGTAGCTCACCAGGTGTTGACGGCCCTGCGTCAGGCGCCTCCGACCCTTGGGCACCAACCCAGCCAAGGTGAACCCATCCAGGCCCAGTTGATTCCCCGGCCTGGTGGGCACGAGATTCGGGTGCAGGTGCTGGGGGCCGACCGGGTGGCGGTGTGGATCGACCGGCAATCTCTAGGCGAACAGACAGGCCCCGGACCGGCATATCGCTGGGTAAAACGTCTTCATCAACCGGGGGAACGGCTGCTACGTATCCAGGCCTGGCGAGACGGGCAACCCATCGCCTACCACAGTCAACGGGTGACGGTGTCGCCGGTGGAACCGGAAACACCCCCGCCAAGGGCTTGTGAAGCGCCCCTGCCCCCGGTTCCGGCCCAGGTGGTGTATCGCGGCAGTAGTCGCCAAGCCCAGGTGGCCCTGTCCTTTGACGATGGCCCCCACGGTCGTTACACCCCCCGCATTCTGGACATTCTGCGGCAGGAGGGGGTACGGGCCACTTTTTTTGTCCAGGGCCGGATGGTGCGGCAAAATCCCGCCCTTGTGCGGCGTATCCAGGCAGAAGGTCACGAAATCGGCAACCACACCACCCATCATGTGAACCTCACCAGCCTGGGTGCCGGGGAGTTTCGGCAAGAGGTCCGCACCACCCAGGACCTGGTATGTCAGCTTACCGGCAGTCAACCCCGCTATCTGCGTCCCCCCTACGGCAGTTATGACCGCAGGACCGTCAGTTGGACTGGGGAATTGGGCCTCATCCTGCTGATGTGGGACGTGGACACCCGCGACTGGCAACACCGGAACCCCCAGCGCATCGTCCAGATTGTCCAACAACAGGCGCGACCGGGTTCCATTATCCTGATGCACGACATTTTGGCTACAACGGCGGACGCTCTGGCGGCTGTCATTGCCACCCTGCGGGCGAAGAACCTAGAATTGGTGACCGTCGGCCAGTTGTTGGCCCCAGGGGAACCCACCACCCGCCGATGA
- a CDS encoding chorismate lyase, with amino-acid sequence MAMQLASVLPWWRLDCRWQGEEAQLLPGMLAPWWRLLLLSDGSLTRHLQFLTGQEIAVQVIDMAPVGWRLDGAPPEVQQVEGPWVRRQVWLQTATGERLVYATSWWPAAVVDRYLHNRDWPIWTSLRALRLELYRDIRRLYYGDCPALAQAFASPGPFWGRHYLFWHQGRPLTLIYEVLSSGLERYLGPSTPTEPLLEMGA; translated from the coding sequence ATGGCCATGCAGTTGGCGTCGGTGTTGCCCTGGTGGCGGTTGGATTGTCGCTGGCAGGGGGAGGAAGCGCAGTTGTTGCCGGGGATGTTGGCCCCCTGGTGGCGGTTGCTGTTGTTGAGCGATGGTTCCCTGACGCGCCATTTGCAGTTTTTGACGGGGCAGGAGATTGCGGTGCAGGTGATTGATATGGCGCCGGTGGGGTGGAGGTTGGATGGAGCGCCGCCGGAAGTCCAGCAGGTGGAGGGGCCATGGGTGCGGCGACAGGTCTGGTTGCAAACCGCAACGGGGGAGCGTTTGGTCTATGCCACGTCCTGGTGGCCGGCGGCGGTGGTGGACCGCTATTTGCACAACCGGGATTGGCCGATTTGGACTAGTCTGCGGGCCTTGCGCCTGGAACTATATCGGGATATTCGCCGCCTGTACTACGGGGATTGCCCGGCCCTAGCCCAGGCCTTTGCCAGTCCGGGGCCCTTTTGGGGGCGGCATTATTTGTTCTGGCACCAGGGGCGGCCCTTAACCCTGATTTACGAGGTCCTGTCGTCGGGCTTGGAGCGTTATTTAGGGCCGTCAACCCCAACCGAACCATTGCTGGAGATGGGCGCGTAG
- the panB gene encoding 3-methyl-2-oxobutanoate hydroxymethyltransferase yields the protein MARTVHTLQQYKHQGRKIVAVTAWDYLLAQILDQAGVDVILVGDSLGMVALGYDTTLPVTLGEMIHHAKAVRRGVKEAFLVCDLPFLSYQVSPALAVYHAGQVLKQTGVQAVKLEGGDPQMVMTVRRLVRAGIPVMGHLGLLPQSVHRLGGYRQQGQTPQEADQLMAQALALEAAGVFALLLEHIPAALAAAITRKLGIPTIGIGAGPDCDGQIVVTADLLGLTTHPPPFAPRLADLRTAITQAVQDYRRRVSGDPV from the coding sequence ATGGCTCGTACCGTCCACACCCTCCAGCAGTACAAGCACCAGGGGCGCAAAATTGTGGCCGTCACCGCCTGGGACTATCTCCTGGCACAAATCCTGGACCAGGCCGGTGTGGATGTGATTTTGGTGGGGGATTCCTTGGGAATGGTGGCCCTGGGGTACGACACTACCCTGCCTGTGACCCTTGGGGAGATGATCCACCACGCCAAAGCAGTGCGCCGGGGGGTCAAGGAGGCCTTTTTGGTCTGTGACCTGCCCTTTTTGAGCTATCAGGTCAGCCCCGCCCTGGCGGTGTATCACGCCGGACAGGTGTTGAAACAAACGGGAGTGCAGGCGGTGAAGCTCGAAGGGGGTGACCCCCAAATGGTGATGACGGTGCGGCGTCTGGTGCGGGCGGGGATTCCGGTAATGGGACACCTGGGACTGTTACCCCAGTCGGTACATCGCCTCGGGGGCTACCGACAACAGGGCCAAACTCCCCAAGAGGCGGACCAATTGATGGCCCAAGCCCTGGCCCTGGAGGCGGCGGGTGTTTTTGCCCTGCTGCTAGAACACATCCCTGCTGCCCTGGCGGCGGCCATCACCCGCAAGTTGGGCATTCCCACCATTGGTATCGGTGCCGGCCCGGACTGCGATGGGCAAATCGTGGTTACCGCCGACCTGCTGGGGCTGACAACCCACCCGCCCCCCTTTGCCCCCCGTCTGGCCGACCTGCGCACCGCCATTACCCAAGCCGTCCAGGACTACCGCCGCCGGGTCAGTGGCGATCCGGTATAG
- a CDS encoding FTR1 family protein, producing the protein MGDWTLALPSFLVTLREGVEAALIVGIVLAVLGQTQRRDLYGWVGLGVGAGVGLSVLGGWGLVTLLQGVTRGHPRWQLGLEALMELVAAGLLTWMLLWMTRQGGQVAQTVRQQLNDQSQGWQVALLVLAAVLREGLETVVFVGAQFTQGWPALLGAIGGLAGAVTIGYLLFGLGMRLPLRTFFRVMGGGLLLIVGGLMVSTLWHGSQALGNVRLLGPLVWDTSAWLPDRQWPGLLLKVLLGYRDHLYLLQLLAYGALMALVGVGYYRALALAGKTSALQGN; encoded by the coding sequence ATGGGGGATTGGACGTTGGCGCTGCCGAGTTTTTTGGTCACCCTGCGGGAAGGGGTGGAGGCGGCGTTGATTGTGGGCATTGTATTGGCTGTTCTGGGGCAAACCCAGCGGCGTGACCTGTACGGCTGGGTGGGCTTAGGGGTCGGTGCGGGTGTGGGTTTGAGTGTATTGGGGGGCTGGGGGTTGGTGACCTTGCTCCAGGGAGTGACCCGAGGGCATCCGCGCTGGCAACTGGGGCTGGAGGCGCTTATGGAGCTGGTGGCGGCGGGGTTGCTTACCTGGATGCTGCTGTGGATGACCCGGCAGGGGGGACAGGTGGCCCAGACGGTGCGGCAGCAGTTGAACGACCAGTCCCAAGGGTGGCAGGTGGCTTTGCTGGTACTGGCGGCGGTGCTGCGGGAAGGGCTGGAAACGGTGGTGTTTGTCGGCGCTCAGTTCACCCAGGGTTGGCCGGCGCTGCTGGGGGCTATTGGCGGCCTGGCCGGGGCGGTGACCATCGGTTACTTGCTGTTTGGCCTGGGGATGCGCTTGCCCCTGCGCACCTTTTTCCGGGTGATGGGGGGGGGGCTGCTGTTGATTGTGGGGGGATTGATGGTGAGCACCCTTTGGCATGGCAGTCAAGCCCTGGGGAACGTCAGGTTACTCGGGCCGCTGGTTTGGGATACGTCGGCTTGGTTACCGGATCGCCAATGGCCGGGTCTCCTGCTCAAGGTGCTACTGGGCTATCGAGATCACCTCTACCTGCTGCAACTACTGGCCTACGGGGCGTTGATGGCGCTGGTGGGGGTGGGGTACTACCGAGCATTGGCCCTGGCCGGCAAAACGTCGGCGCTCCAGGGCAATTGA
- a CDS encoding HAMP domain-containing sensor histidine kinase, translated as MAALLLVLGLALGFWGGWWVGRAPRRRRSPPWLEMLHHLPWGCLLVDGDNQLLWCNPAARELLGLRRWRPGQPRLLLELVRSWELDQLIERARIQGGKQVAEWDFYASAELTQPPVPVQAVAQRLSTGDVVVFVENRQALVELTQARDRWVTDLTHELKTPLTAMQLVAEALQARVDPALQTWVNRLLGELQRLSRLVHNWLEMAQGRRPVRNPTPVNLSLLIQNVWQSLEPLAQQKQLQLDYQGPSELWLLGDELRLHQMLGNILDNSIKYSPPSGVIRIAATPQADAQQVTIDIIDQGPGFAPDDLPHLFERFYQGHRHPQGYPPGTGLGLAIVRQIALAHGGDVQAANHPDTGGAWIRIQLPWSADVLPARANAR; from the coding sequence ATGGCCGCGCTGCTGTTGGTGCTGGGCCTGGCCCTGGGTTTTTGGGGGGGCTGGTGGGTGGGGCGTGCCCCGCGGCGGCGACGGTCTCCCCCCTGGCTGGAAATGCTCCACCACCTGCCCTGGGGCTGCCTGCTGGTGGATGGGGACAACCAATTACTCTGGTGTAACCCGGCGGCGCGGGAATTATTGGGCTTGCGGCGCTGGCGTCCCGGTCAACCCCGCCTGCTCCTGGAACTGGTGCGCTCCTGGGAACTGGACCAGCTGATTGAGCGGGCGCGCATCCAAGGGGGGAAACAGGTGGCCGAGTGGGACTTTTATGCCTCCGCCGAATTAACCCAGCCGCCGGTTCCGGTGCAAGCTGTAGCGCAACGCCTCTCCACGGGGGATGTGGTGGTGTTTGTGGAAAATCGGCAGGCGCTGGTGGAACTCACCCAGGCCCGGGACCGGTGGGTTACCGACCTAACCCACGAGCTGAAAACCCCCCTGACGGCCATGCAACTGGTGGCGGAAGCCCTCCAGGCACGGGTGGACCCAGCCCTCCAAACCTGGGTAAACCGCTTGCTGGGGGAATTGCAGCGCCTGAGCCGCCTGGTGCACAACTGGTTGGAGATGGCCCAGGGCCGCCGTCCCGTGCGCAACCCCACACCCGTCAATCTCTCACTGCTGATCCAAAACGTTTGGCAGAGCCTGGAACCCCTGGCGCAGCAGAAACAGTTGCAGTTGGACTACCAAGGACCGTCCGAGTTGTGGCTGTTGGGGGACGAACTGCGCCTGCACCAAATGCTGGGCAATATCCTGGACAACAGCATCAAGTACAGCCCCCCCAGTGGAGTGATTCGTATCGCCGCCACTCCCCAAGCGGACGCCCAGCAGGTAACCATTGACATCATTGACCAAGGCCCCGGTTTTGCGCCCGACGACCTGCCCCACCTGTTTGAACGCTTTTACCAGGGCCACCGTCATCCCCAGGGCTACCCCCCCGGCACCGGACTGGGGCTGGCCATCGTTCGACAGATTGCCCTCGCCCATGGGGGAGATGTGCAAGCCGCCAACCATCCCGATACCGGTGGAGCCTGGATACGGATTCAATTGCCCTGGAGCGCCGACGTTTTGCCGGCCAGGGCCAATGCTCGGTAG
- a CDS encoding response regulator transcription factor gives MTGRTIAVCCLAPMPSLEPLDLPVTADLEKPSRILVVEDEDLIREMLELSLREEGYEVTAVADGRTALQLLLGDEPTAGASTFDLVVLDLMLPQVNGLDLCRLLRRQGNPTPILVLSARSSETDRVLGLEVGADDYLTKPFSTRELIARCRALLRRQRQSYLPQPSVLHYKDIYLYPQQCRVVVRGEPVNLSPKEFRLLELFMTYPRRVWSRESLLDRVWGPDFVGDSKTVDVHIRWLRQKLEKDPSRPEYILTVRGFGYRFG, from the coding sequence ATGACAGGTAGGACCATTGCGGTGTGTTGTCTGGCCCCTATGCCATCCCTGGAACCCCTGGACCTGCCCGTTACGGCGGATTTGGAGAAACCCAGTCGCATCCTGGTGGTGGAGGACGAGGATTTAATCCGGGAAATGCTGGAACTGTCCCTGCGGGAAGAAGGATACGAGGTAACGGCGGTGGCGGATGGCCGGACGGCGTTGCAGTTGTTGTTGGGGGATGAACCGACGGCGGGGGCCTCCACCTTCGATTTGGTGGTGCTGGATTTGATGCTGCCCCAGGTGAACGGTTTGGACCTGTGCCGGTTGCTGCGTCGCCAGGGCAATCCCACCCCCATCCTGGTACTGAGCGCCCGCAGCAGCGAAACCGACCGGGTGTTGGGCCTGGAGGTGGGGGCGGATGATTACCTGACCAAGCCCTTCAGCACCCGGGAACTCATTGCCCGCTGTCGCGCCCTGTTGCGCCGGCAACGCCAGAGCTACCTGCCCCAACCCAGCGTTTTGCACTACAAGGACATCTACCTCTATCCCCAGCAATGCCGGGTGGTGGTGCGGGGGGAACCGGTTAACCTGTCACCCAAGGAATTTCGCCTACTGGAGCTGTTTATGACCTACCCCCGGCGGGTTTGGTCCCGGGAAAGCCTGCTAGATCGGGTCTGGGGGCCGGATTTTGTGGGGGATAGCAAAACGGTGGATGTGCACATTCGCTGGTTGCGCCAGAAGTTGGAAAAAGACCCCAGCCGGCCCGAATACATCTTGACCGTGCGGGGCTTCGGCTACCGCTTTGGTTGA
- a CDS encoding rhomboid family intramembrane serine protease, with amino-acid sequence MFPLYDDNPTRRTPVVTYGLIAACVVVFLYQVSLDRDQLLAFVNTWAVIPKALFTQFDHRAITLLSSQFLHGSFLHLFGNMWFLWLFGNNVEDVLGRWRFLGFYLFCGAAAALAHAVVIPTSTLPLIGASGAIAGVMGGYIVRFPQARIYTLLVLVIYVTLVRIPAAVFLGVWIVLETLRAAAVHPGMPGIAYLAHVAGFMTGAVLLPLLPERRD; translated from the coding sequence GTGTTTCCCCTTTACGACGATAACCCAACCCGCCGTACACCGGTGGTGACCTACGGGCTAATTGCCGCCTGCGTGGTGGTATTTCTTTACCAGGTCAGCCTGGACCGGGATCAATTGCTGGCGTTTGTGAACACCTGGGCCGTCATCCCCAAGGCGTTGTTTACCCAGTTTGATCACCGGGCGATTACCCTGCTGAGTTCCCAGTTTCTGCACGGGAGTTTTCTCCATCTGTTTGGCAACATGTGGTTTCTCTGGCTGTTTGGCAACAATGTGGAGGATGTGCTGGGGCGCTGGCGGTTTTTGGGGTTTTATTTGTTTTGCGGGGCGGCGGCGGCTTTGGCCCATGCGGTGGTCATTCCCACCTCCACCCTTCCCCTGATTGGAGCCAGTGGCGCCATTGCCGGCGTGATGGGGGGCTATATTGTCCGGTTTCCCCAGGCGCGCATTTACACCCTGCTGGTGCTGGTGATTTATGTCACCCTGGTGCGGATTCCGGCGGCGGTGTTTCTGGGGGTGTGGATTGTGCTGGAAACCCTACGGGCGGCGGCAGTACATCCGGGAATGCCGGGGATTGCCTATTTGGCCCATGTGGCGGGGTTTATGACCGGGGCAGTGCTGTTGCCTCTGTTGCCGGAGCGCCGGGATTGA
- a CDS encoding class I SAM-dependent methyltransferase, with translation MTATIRPGEVFASAQDFDQGIRALVPHYDEMLTALSLCVPPTAQRLLDLGGGTGNVSGRLLQRLPQAQVVLMDYSPAMLAQAQAKLPPSQVTLILGDFGEWALHPERFPPIEPVDACVSALAIHHLSDPMKGHLFRQVFSHLRPGGCFWNADPVVAPHPYSAALYQRVRQELLPPEAVPERGQVVPCGHSAPDQLTTVAKQLELLQAAGFVGVDVVWQWFGLAIVGGYVPA, from the coding sequence ATGACTGCCACCATTCGCCCCGGTGAAGTGTTTGCCTCCGCCCAGGACTTTGATCAAGGGATTCGCGCCCTTGTCCCCCATTATGACGAGATGTTGACCGCCTTGAGTTTGTGCGTCCCGCCGACGGCGCAGCGCCTTTTGGACCTGGGGGGCGGCACGGGCAATGTCAGTGGACGGCTGTTACAGCGTTTGCCCCAAGCCCAGGTCGTGCTGATGGATTACTCCCCCGCCATGCTGGCCCAGGCCCAAGCCAAACTTCCCCCCAGCCAAGTTACCTTGATCCTGGGGGATTTTGGGGAATGGGCCTTGCACCCGGAGCGCTTTCCCCCCATCGAGCCGGTAGACGCCTGCGTGTCCGCCCTGGCGATTCATCACCTGAGCGATCCCATGAAGGGGCACCTGTTTCGCCAGGTTTTTAGCCATCTGCGGCCCGGCGGTTGCTTTTGGAATGCCGACCCCGTGGTGGCTCCCCATCCCTACAGTGCCGCCTTGTACCAGCGGGTTCGCCAAGAGCTGCTGCCCCCAGAGGCTGTACCTGAGCGGGGTCAGGTCGTCCCTTGTGGCCATTCCGCCCCCGACCAACTGACCACCGTCGCCAAGCAACTGGAACTACTGCAAGCAGCCGGCTTTGTGGGGGTGGATGTGGTGTGGCAGTGGTTTGGTCTAGCCATCGTTGGCGGCTATGTTCCCGCATGA
- the larB gene encoding nickel pincer cofactor biosynthesis protein LarB, with the protein MFPHDGPTFAHLDWEREQRTGIPEVVWGLGKTPEQIAAILQAIYRRTGLAMATRVSPAVAQAIQPQLPASTYDPLAEVLLLGTPQVKYPGLVGVITAGTADQKVAREAWLTLQYLGVQGQMFPDIGVAGLHRLLNRWPEIAPCDVLIVVAGMEGALPSVVAGLSAAPVIGVPTSVGYGVQWQGLAPLLTMLNSCAPGLGVVNIDNGFGAAVLAVKILQVTARRNRDDKMKAPG; encoded by the coding sequence ATGTTCCCGCATGACGGTCCAACCTTTGCCCACCTAGACTGGGAGCGGGAGCAGCGCACGGGCATTCCCGAGGTGGTGTGGGGCTTGGGGAAAACGCCCGAGCAAATCGCTGCCATCTTGCAGGCCATCTATCGGCGCACCGGTTTGGCGATGGCCACCCGCGTCAGTCCTGCCGTAGCCCAGGCCATCCAACCCCAATTACCCGCCAGCACCTATGACCCCCTAGCGGAAGTGCTGCTTTTAGGCACACCCCAGGTGAAATATCCCGGCCTGGTGGGGGTGATCACGGCGGGCACGGCGGACCAAAAAGTGGCCCGGGAGGCCTGGTTAACCTTGCAGTACCTGGGTGTGCAGGGGCAGATGTTTCCAGATATAGGGGTGGCGGGACTGCACCGGCTGTTGAACCGCTGGCCGGAGATAGCCCCCTGTGATGTGTTGATTGTGGTGGCGGGGATGGAGGGGGCTTTGCCGTCGGTGGTGGCGGGTTTGAGTGCCGCACCGGTGATTGGCGTACCCACCAGTGTGGGCTATGGCGTCCAATGGCAGGGGTTGGCTCCTTTGCTAACGATGCTCAATAGTTGTGCGCCGGGGCTGGGGGTGGTCAACATTGACAATGGCTTTGGGGCGGCGGTGCTGGCGGTGAAGATCCTCCAAGTGACGGCGCGCCGGAACCGGGATGATAAGATGAAAGCGCCGGGCTAA
- a CDS encoding glucose-6-phosphate isomerase gives MTRSLWQRYQQWLYYHPGLDFYVDVSRVHSITDALFYDLQPKFARAFQDMAALEAGSIANPDENRMVGHYWLRAPDLAPTPDIQRDIRESVDRVERFAEQVHRGDIRAVNGEKFTDIVAIGIGGSALGPQFVSQAVAPVHPPLEIHFIDNTDPAGMDRLVQHMGDRLQTSLVLVTSKSGGTPETRNGMWEIQRVFRERGWPFAPQAVAITMPGSELDQTAQREQWLMRFPMFDWVGGRTSEFSTVGLVPAALQGISIREMLRGAQEMDQATRIPEVRHNPAALLALAWYATGRGHGEKDMVILPYKDSLALLSRYLQQLVMESLGKEKDLDGNIVHQGIAVYGNKGSTDQHAYVQQLREGLNNFFVTFIEVLRDRDGGDWEIEPGITTGDYLSGFLQGTRQALYEKGRESITITIREVTPKTVAALIALYERAVGLYASLINVNAYHQPGVEAGKKAASAILQLQRRLLKTLRAYPNGLTLEEIAQKVEAPEEIETIYQILRHLEANRRGVEFIGERHKLTGLLVRWCGSGL, from the coding sequence ATGACCCGATCCCTGTGGCAACGCTATCAACAGTGGCTGTACTACCACCCTGGCCTGGATTTTTACGTGGATGTCAGCCGGGTACACAGCATTACGGATGCGCTGTTTTATGACCTGCAGCCTAAATTTGCCCGGGCGTTTCAGGACATGGCTGCTTTGGAGGCCGGCAGCATCGCCAACCCAGACGAAAACCGCATGGTGGGGCACTACTGGCTGCGCGCCCCCGACCTGGCCCCCACCCCGGACATCCAGCGGGACATCCGCGAGTCGGTGGACCGGGTGGAACGCTTTGCCGAGCAGGTGCACCGGGGGGACATCCGCGCTGTCAACGGGGAAAAATTCACCGACATTGTGGCCATCGGCATTGGCGGCTCTGCCTTGGGACCCCAATTTGTCAGCCAAGCCGTAGCACCGGTGCATCCCCCGCTAGAGATTCACTTCATTGACAACACCGACCCGGCGGGCATGGACCGGTTGGTGCAGCACATGGGCGACCGGTTGCAAACCAGTTTAGTCCTGGTGACTTCCAAGTCGGGCGGTACACCAGAAACCCGCAACGGCATGTGGGAGATCCAGCGGGTGTTTCGGGAACGGGGCTGGCCCTTTGCTCCCCAGGCGGTGGCCATCACCATGCCCGGCAGCGAGTTAGACCAGACGGCCCAGCGGGAGCAGTGGTTAATGCGCTTCCCCATGTTTGATTGGGTGGGGGGGCGCACATCGGAGTTTTCGACGGTGGGGTTGGTGCCGGCGGCCTTGCAAGGGATTTCCATCCGGGAGATGTTGCGGGGGGCGCAGGAGATGGACCAGGCCACTCGGATCCCCGAGGTACGGCACAATCCGGCGGCGTTGTTGGCCCTGGCCTGGTATGCCACGGGACGGGGGCACGGCGAAAAAGACATGGTGATCCTGCCCTACAAAGACAGCCTGGCGTTGCTGAGTCGTTACCTGCAGCAGTTGGTGATGGAATCCCTCGGCAAAGAAAAAGACTTAGACGGCAACATTGTCCATCAGGGGATTGCGGTTTACGGCAACAAGGGTTCCACCGACCAGCACGCCTACGTACAGCAACTGCGGGAGGGGTTAAATAACTTTTTTGTGACCTTTATTGAGGTGTTGCGGGACCGGGACGGCGGCGATTGGGAAATTGAACCCGGGATCACCACCGGGGATTATCTTTCTGGTTTCCTGCAGGGCACCCGCCAGGCCCTCTACGAAAAGGGGCGGGAGTCCATTACGATTACGATACGGGAGGTGACGCCCAAAACCGTGGCGGCTTTGATTGCTCTCTATGAACGCGCTGTGGGGCTATACGCTTCTTTAATTAATGTCAATGCCTATCACCAGCCGGGGGTAGAAGCAGGGAAAAAAGCCGCCAGCGCCATCCTACAGTTGCAACGCCGCTTGCTCAAAACCCTGCGGGCGTATCCCAACGGTCTGACTCTGGAGGAAATCGCCCAGAAAGTAGAAGCCCCGGAGGAAATCGAAACCATTTACCAAATCCTACGGCATTTGGAGGCTAACCGAAGGGGAGTGGAATTCATCGGGGAGCGCCACAAACTCACAGGTCTGCTGGTGCGCTGGTGCGGGTCGGGGTTGTGA